Within Halococcus sediminicola, the genomic segment GCTCGCACGCGAACTCAGCGAGGAATACACCGATAGCTTCCGCTCGAAGGTCATCTACAATGTCGACAGGTTGGGACCGGGCGGCAAGGGCTACATCGAGCAGGACGCACACGGGAAGTCCCACCGGACGCGCCTCTCGCGCATCGGCGAACTCTGGGTGCGCTCGCACGCGGATGGAGAAATCCGAACGGAGTGATCGTCACCCTGCGTGTGCTTCGAGTTTCTTTACCCGTGTCGCGAGGGCGAGAAACGTGGCGAGCAGCGTCAACGCGAGCGCACCCGCCGCGAGGAGTTGGTGTGCGGGCGTGACGTGCTCGATGACGCCGTCGACGATGGGCTGGACGGGAATGGCCGTGTGGTGGTAGGTCCCGACGACCGGAACGAAGTAGTCCACGAGATCGTTGCATCCGTACCACGCGAGCGCGAGCGCGACCGCCCACACCGGGAACTCCGAATAGCGATAGATGACGAAGGCCTGGACGGCCATCGCGAGGTGGCTGAAAAAGAGGAACAGGTAGAGCCAGAGCGGGGTGCTCGCGAGGAACGCATCCTGAAAGACGAGCAGTGTGTAGGGCGTCCAGAGCCCGAGTTTGAGACAGCCGAAGAAGGCGAGCGCGTTCAGCCACTCTCTCGACTCGCCGAGCTTCCAACTTGCTATCGACAGCGCGATGAACAGCGTCGCCACCGGGCTGTCGGGGACGAACGGCCACGCGAGGAGCGGTTCGAGACCGAACTGGAAGCGGTAGTAGAAGAATCCGAACGCCGTGCCCGCGAGGTTGACCGCGACCACGAGCCACGCGAGTCGCAGTCCCAAGTCTTCAATTATCGCAGGTATCGGCGCGACGTACCACGGGAGCGTCTCGCGGTCGGGCACCGACCCGTCGAGCAATCGCCCGAGCGGGCCGGCGCTTCGTTCGGCCATCGATCACGAATTGGCCGGCCGTGACAAAACGGTGCTGGTCGGCTCTCGGCGGCCGAAGTCGGCCGACGATGAGCGTTAAGTGGGTCGGGGTCCAACCCGTGACATGGCCGACGAGACCGACTTGGAGGAGCTGAAACGCGGGACCGAACTCGTCAAGCGCGGGTTCGCCCGGATGCAGCAGGGTGGGGTTATCATGGACGTCGTCAACGCCGAACAGGCCCGCATCGCCGAGGACGCGGGTGCGGTCGCCGTGATGGCGCTCGAAGCCGTGCCGGCCGACATCAGAAAGCGCGGCGGCGTCGCACGCATGGCCGACCCCGCCGACATCACCGAGATCATCGAGGAAGTGTCGATTCCGGTGATGGGCAAAGCGAGAATCGGCCACACCAAGGAAGCGCAGATCCTCGAAGCCACCGGTGTCGACATGATCGACGAGAGCGAAGTCCTCACACCCGCCGACGACGACTATCACATCGACAAGCGCGATTTCACCGCGCCGTTCGTCTGTGGCGCGCGCGATCTCGGCGAAGCCCTCCGGCGCATCGGCGAGGGCGCAGCGATGATCCGGACGAAAGGCGAAGCCGGAACGGGCGACGTCAATCAGGCCGTCTTCCACCAGCGCAACATCCGCGGTGCGATCCGCAAGTTAGAGGGAATGACCCACGAGGAGCGCGAAGCCTACGCCCGCGAGATCGAGGCTCCGGCCGAACTGGTCCACGAGACCGCCGACGCCGGCCGTCTTCCTGTGGTGAACTTCGCCGCTGGCGGCATCGCCACGCCCGCCGACGCCGCGCTCATGATGCACCACGACTGCGATGGGATCTTCGTCGGCTCCGGGATCTTTGGAGCCGAGAACCCCGAGGCGATGGGCGAGGCTATCGTCGAGGCGACGAACAGCTGGGACGACCCCGAGAAACTCGCCCGCATCGCGACGGACACCGGCTCGGGCATGAAGGGCGACGCGAACGCCGACCTGCCCGAAGAGGAGAAGTTACAGGGTCGGGGCGTCTGAACGGTCGAAAAACACCATCACGCCATTTTTCGTTCGATACACCCTCACACACTCGTCCGTGCCGGGAGGAAGACGTAACAGACGGCCGCGAGGGCGGTGAGGGCAGCGAGCACGACGAACGACTCGTCGGCGAGTCCAGCATCGAAGAAGAGACCGACGACCGTCGAGCCGGTCGCCGCCAGCAGGAAAAACGTCGTGCGGAAGAATCCCCACGCCGTGCCCTGGACCGCGTTCGGGACGACGGCGATGATGTAGGCATTGCTCACGGGGTTGAGTGCGAGCCGCGAGCCGAGCAAGACAGTGAGCACACCCACCGGGACGAGTCCCTCGACGAACGGGAGCGCGAGCAGCGGCAGAACACCGAAACCGGCGGTCGTCAGGAGGACTGAACGGTCACCGTAGTAGTCGGCGGCGTTGCCGGCGACCGATTGGGCGAGCGCGCCACTCAGGAAGAAGAGCGCGAACAGCGCCGCGGCGCGCTCCTGAGAGAACCCCTTGACCGCGATGAAGTAGGTCGGCAGAAACGACGTCACCCCCTGCATCACGAACAGCGTGAGCGTGGCGGCGCTCACCGCGACGACCGTGTGCCGCGAGATGGCGGTATCGAGCGCGCGAAGCAGGCCGCGGACCGATGGCCGACCGCTCGGACTGGCGGTCGGCGTTCGCCGTGGCAGCACGCGCCGGACGCTGACGGCGATGACGAGGAAGGGAACGACGAGCAACGCGACGGTCGTCTGCCAGCCGAGCGGGCCGACGAGTACGCTCGCGGCGAACGGGAGCAGCGCCGAGCCGATGCTGCCCGCCGCGAGCGTGAGACCGATGGCGGTCCCGTCGTGCTCGCCGAAGACCTTCGAGAGGGCGGTACCGCGCGCCGGGCCGTACAATCCAGTGCCGAGACCGAACAGCGCACAGCCGACGAGGAACAGCCAGAACGTCGGCGCGAGACTCACCGCGACGACCGCGCCCGCCGAGAGCGCGAGGCTAGTGGCCAAGAGGGCGCGTTCGCCGAAGCGGTCGGTCAGCATGCCGGCCGGAAACTGCATCACGGCGTAGGCCGCCCAGACGGTCGTGACGGCCAGCCCGGCGGTCGCGTTGCTCACACCGAAGAAGTCCTTGACCTGCGGGAGGATCGCCGGAAAGAGGTAGCGACCGCCGAGCACCGTCAGCCAACCGGCGGCCACCACCGCGAGCGTCCAGCCGCGGCCGTCGCCGCGGAGCACCTGCCCCGTCCGCACCGCACGATTTCTGAGCGATTCGAACGACGCCTCCATTCGGTCTAAAATGGGGACGAACGCCGTATGAACGTGGTGATACGACGACGGCACCGATCCGTCGCCGACCGACCGCGAAATCGTGCCGGAAATCAGGCCAGTGGCGTCCGCTCGACGACAGTCCCGTCGGCCGTCGGGTACTGCTCGACGATCTCACCCTTTCCGAGGTCGCCCTCCGTGATCATCTCCTCCAAGAGCCACCACGCGAGTTCGACGTGTTCGGATTTCTGAGAATAGAACTCCTCGGGAACGCCGAGGTCAGCAAGCCGCTCGCCGCTCTCCCACGCCTTGCCGTACACCAGCGTTCCGTCGTCGGTCACCTCGTCGAACTCCCGTCGCATGACCTTCGCCATCCGCTTCAGGCGGTTGCGGTGCTGGGCGGCGTCCTTGAACACGCTCGTACAGAAGTACACTTTCTCGTGGTCGCCCATCGCCTCCAGGATGTCGTGGGAACCTTCGACGGCGCTCATGTGACCCTCGCGGCGCTCGAAGCCCTGCTCTTGCATCCGCTCGTAGTTCCCGTCGCTCATCTCGAACTCGTTGATGTTGCAGAAGTCGGCCGCGCCCTCGTCGAGGAACTCCATGAACTCCTCTTCGGCACGGATGCCGGGAATCTCGAACGCCGGCGTCAAGCCCTCCTCGCGGGCGATGTAGAGAATCTCTTCCCATTCGGTGCCGTGGAGATCGCCCCACTGCTCGTAGGGCGGGTGGAAGCGGATCTCGTCGAGACCCGCCTCGCTCAGGCGGCGCATGTTCTCGCGCCCGCCGGTGATTCCAGTGTAGAGGTGGGTGTGGTGGTCCTCACCGAACTCCTCTTTGAGCATGGAGAGATACCGACAGGTTTTCGCCATCGCCTCCTGTGGTTCGCCGCCGGTGATGGAGGTTCCCAGCGCGTTCATCCGGTGGGCCTCCTCGATCACATCTTCATCCGCTTCGACGCGGCGCTCGTTGGCGTAGACGTCGGTGACGTTTTTTCTATTCTCGCCGAGCGGACAGTAAAAGCAGTCGCGCTGGTCGCAGTAGCCGTAGACGAACAGCACCATCTTCCCGCCCTTAGCGCACTGTTCACAGCCCTTCGATATCATTCGTTGTAACTACTGGGTGCGCGGGCGTGAAAAGGCATACGGCTCGACGCGGATACTACTCGGGCAGTCGGTGGCTCAACACCGTCTCCTCGCGGAAGCGTCGTGCGTCGGTTTCGGTTTCGGGTTCTCTGCGTGTGCTTTCGGGCACCATCGGCGCGCCGGTGTTCTCGGTATCCGTGTACATGGGTTGTCCGCCGAACGCCGACGGCGAACCGCCGGCATCGTTCGACATGCACAACCATCGGGTTCGCCCGCATAAACCTAATGATAGAACATGTAATATCACTCCGAAGCGGCTTAGGGGATATTAGGTCACGGCGAGCGGCACCGAAGACAGTTAACGGCGGGCCGCGTAGCCGGGCGCATGCTGTTGGTGCTGTGTATCGACCTCGACGACGACCTCGGACGGAAGGCCGGCGTCGAGACGCCAGTCGTGGGCCGCGCGGCCGTCGAGCGCGCCGCGGTCGCGCTCGCCACGGCCGACCCCGAGGATTCGGATGCGAACGTGCTCTTCGAGGGGTTGCACATCCACGACGACATCACCGACGAGGAGGTCGAGGTCGCGGCCGTCACCGGCGTCGAGAGCGGCGGCGTCGCGGCGAACAGGAAGGTCGGCGAGGAGATCGACCGCATCCTCGCGGGGCTGACCACCGGCGAGGACGTGCATGCACTGGTGGTCACCGACGGCGCACAGGACGAGTCGGTCATCCCGGTGATCCGCTCGCGGCTCCCTATCGACGGCGTGCGCCGCGTTGTCGTCCGGCAAGCCCAGAACCTCGAATCGATGTACTACACGATCAAGCAGGTGCTCGACGACCCCGAGACGAGGGGCACGATCCTCGTTCCCCTCGGCATTCTCCTGCTCATCTACCCGCTCGCCGAGATCGCCGGCCAACTCGGCGTGCCCGGCGCAGCGGTGTTCGGCTTCATCTCCACCCTGTTGGGACTCTACGTACTGTTTCGCGGGCTGGGTCTCGAACGCGCCATCGACGAGGGCGTCGCGCGTGCGCGCCGCGGCCTCTACGCCGGCCGGGTGATGCTCATCACGTCGGTCGTGGCGGCGGCGCTGTTCGCCATCGGCGGCGTCCGCGGGATGGGAGTGCTCGACGCCCACAGCGCCACCGGGGCACTCACCCCCGTCGAGACCTTCGCGGCATTTACTGTGGGCGCAATACCGTGGTTCGCCGCGGCGGGCATCACCAGCAGCGTCGGCCGCATCACCGACACGTATCTCGCCGAGCGCTTTCGCTGGCGCTACCTCAACGCGCCCTTCTACGTGCTTGCCATCGCGGCCGTCCTCTACGCGGTCGGGGCGTTCCTCCTCGGCGAGGTCGGACTCACGTACATGGCGGTCGCGCTCACCGCCGGCACGCTGTTGGGTCTCGTGAGCACGCTCGCCTTCGCCATCGTCGAGTCGCGCTTTCCGAGCGTTCCGGAGCCGGTCTGAGCCGTTCGGAGGCGTTCGAGACCGACGACACTGGAGATAGCAATGGAAAGGGACTTATCCGGCCGCCGAGAGCGGGTTTGCATGGATGCAATCGTACTCGCCGGAGGCTACGCGACGCGCCTCTGGCCGATTACGAAA encodes:
- a CDS encoding radical SAM protein — protein: MISKGCEQCAKGGKMVLFVYGYCDQRDCFYCPLGENRKNVTDVYANERRVEADEDVIEEAHRMNALGTSITGGEPQEAMAKTCRYLSMLKEEFGEDHHTHLYTGITGGRENMRRLSEAGLDEIRFHPPYEQWGDLHGTEWEEILYIAREEGLTPAFEIPGIRAEEEFMEFLDEGAADFCNINEFEMSDGNYERMQEQGFERREGHMSAVEGSHDILEAMGDHEKVYFCTSVFKDAAQHRNRLKRMAKVMRREFDEVTDDGTLVYGKAWESGERLADLGVPEEFYSQKSEHVELAWWLLEEMITEGDLGKGEIVEQYPTADGTVVERTPLA
- a CDS encoding MFS transporter, coding for MEASFESLRNRAVRTGQVLRGDGRGWTLAVVAAGWLTVLGGRYLFPAILPQVKDFFGVSNATAGLAVTTVWAAYAVMQFPAGMLTDRFGERALLATSLALSAGAVVAVSLAPTFWLFLVGCALFGLGTGLYGPARGTALSKVFGEHDGTAIGLTLAAGSIGSALLPFAASVLVGPLGWQTTVALLVVPFLVIAVSVRRVLPRRTPTASPSGRPSVRGLLRALDTAISRHTVVAVSAATLTLFVMQGVTSFLPTYFIAVKGFSQERAAALFALFFLSGALAQSVAGNAADYYGDRSVLLTTAGFGVLPLLALPFVEGLVPVGVLTVLLGSRLALNPVSNAYIIAVVPNAVQGTAWGFFRTTFFLLAATGSTVVGLFFDAGLADESFVVLAALTALAAVCYVFLPARTSV
- the pdxS gene encoding pyridoxal 5'-phosphate synthase lyase subunit PdxS translates to MADETDLEELKRGTELVKRGFARMQQGGVIMDVVNAEQARIAEDAGAVAVMALEAVPADIRKRGGVARMADPADITEIIEEVSIPVMGKARIGHTKEAQILEATGVDMIDESEVLTPADDDYHIDKRDFTAPFVCGARDLGEALRRIGEGAAMIRTKGEAGTGDVNQAVFHQRNIRGAIRKLEGMTHEEREAYAREIEAPAELVHETADAGRLPVVNFAAGGIATPADAALMMHHDCDGIFVGSGIFGAENPEAMGEAIVEATNSWDDPEKLARIATDTGSGMKGDANADLPEEEKLQGRGV
- a CDS encoding DUF1405 domain-containing protein, producing MAERSAGPLGRLLDGSVPDRETLPWYVAPIPAIIEDLGLRLAWLVVAVNLAGTAFGFFYYRFQFGLEPLLAWPFVPDSPVATLFIALSIASWKLGESREWLNALAFFGCLKLGLWTPYTLLVFQDAFLASTPLWLYLFLFFSHLAMAVQAFVIYRYSEFPVWAVALALAWYGCNDLVDYFVPVVGTYHHTAIPVQPIVDGVIEHVTPAHQLLAAGALALTLLATFLALATRVKKLEAHAG
- a CDS encoding DUF373 family protein, with the protein product MLLVLCIDLDDDLGRKAGVETPVVGRAAVERAAVALATADPEDSDANVLFEGLHIHDDITDEEVEVAAVTGVESGGVAANRKVGEEIDRILAGLTTGEDVHALVVTDGAQDESVIPVIRSRLPIDGVRRVVVRQAQNLESMYYTIKQVLDDPETRGTILVPLGILLLIYPLAEIAGQLGVPGAAVFGFISTLLGLYVLFRGLGLERAIDEGVARARRGLYAGRVMLITSVVAAALFAIGGVRGMGVLDAHSATGALTPVETFAAFTVGAIPWFAAAGITSSVGRITDTYLAERFRWRYLNAPFYVLAIAAVLYAVGAFLLGEVGLTYMAVALTAGTLLGLVSTLAFAIVESRFPSVPEPV